A segment of the Dehalogenimonas sp. THU2 genome:
ACCGATCGCATGCTTGGGTCATTTGAGGCGCTAGATGCTGTGCTCGATGGGTTGCTTATTCGTAGCGAGAACTTCCAAGCTCTGACCATGCTGCTCGACTCACTCCGTGGCAAGGTTGAGTGCATCTATATTGATCCGCCGTACAACACTGGCGACTCAGAGATTCTTTACAAGAACGAGTACCTGCGTTCGTCGTGGCTATCGTTGATGGAGAATCGGCTTGCTGTAGCGATGCGACTCCTCACGGACGATCCGGTACTATTCATTGCGATTGACGACTTTGAAATGGCCGATTTATCTGAATTAGTTGACAAACACTTTCCTCTCCTTCGTCGCGAGATGATTATCGTCAATCACCATCCCCAGGGCGGAAAGGCGAAGGTATTGGCCAATACCCACGAGTACATGCTGGCGTGCGTACATCGTGATTCGGATCGCACCTTATCTGGCCGAATGAGCAAGAACGGAGTAGAACTCAGGCCGTTCAAACGCAGTGGCACGGCAGAAAGTAACTTCCGACATGGGCGGCCGAATAGCTTTTATGCTGTCCTAATCGATCCGGACACGAAGGAAGTTGTGGGCATTGAACCACCGCCAGACCGACACCAAGACTATCCCACTGGAAAAACCAAAGATGGCTTTATCCGAATCTACCCGCTGAGCGGCCAACCCAACGATCCACCGGATCGAAGGGAACGGGTTTGGCGTCGGTCATATGAATCATGCCAAGCCCTAATCGAGAAGAAGCAACTTCAAAGCAGCGACAACCTGACGATTTACCAGTTGATCGAGGCTCAGGATCGAACCGCCGCTCTATTTAGCAACTGGGTCAATCCGCGATACAACGCAGGCACCTTCGGCGCTAACCTTGTTGGCGACATTATTGGCGAACACAATCCGTTCTCCTATCCAAAGTCAGTCCACACAGTAGGGGACGCCATCTTTGCGGCAGGAGTCGAAGATGATGCTTATTGCGTTGACTTCTTTGGTGGCTCGGGAACAACCGGTCACGCAGTCATTAATCTCAACCGTGAGGATGGAGGCAATCGTAAGTTCGTAATGGTAGAAATGGGCCAGTACTTCGACACGGTGCTTCTGCCTCGCATCAAGAAAGTGACCTTCGCCCCGGAATGGAAGGACGGCAAGCCCAAGCGCATGGCTACGACAGAGGAAGCCGAACGAAGTCCGCGCATCGTCAAATACATGCGGCTGGAAAGCTATGAAGATTCTTTGAATAACATCGCGTTTGACGAGGCATCGGGCCAAGGCGCACTCAAGTTCGATGACTACCTGCTGAAGTACATGCTCAAGTGGGAGACGCGAAGGAGCGACACGCTTCTCAATGTCGAGAAACTTGCCAAACCGTTCAACTACAAACTCGTGTTATCGAGGGGCGCCGAGTCGGTCGAAAAGATGGTGGACATTCCGGAGACCTTTAACTACCTGTTAGGGTTGCATGTCACAACGCGCAGGGTCTTTGACGACGATGGGCGACGATACCTGGTGTATCGTGGCCGGATCGATCACAGGCAGGTGGTCGTTATCTGGCGTGATACGGACGGCTGGCAGAAAAAGGAATTTGAACAGGACAAGAAATTCGTGACCGACCAAAAACTAACGGAAGGCGCGGACGAGGTCTTCGTCAACGGCGATTCATTCATTCCTAACGCCAAAGCCCTCGAGCCGGTATTCAAAGCCCGGATGTTCTCAACGGTGGAGGCGTAGCCGATGTCCCGAACAAGCAATGGTCGCCCTGAGTATGTGAAACTCGAACAGCGACTCGCCCTGCTGGCGTGGCTCAACGGTTTGTTCGGTTACGAGAACAACCGCGACCTATTGGCCGATGTGAGCGCGGCCGCAGAGGGATTCGATGCGTCAGGGCGTAGTTACGTTCA
Coding sequences within it:
- a CDS encoding DNA methyltransferase yields the protein MTQAREKFQQLLRELFQFDCSDLDFGIYRIMNYKRDVIEKFIATDLPETIAAELDRGALANQSQAAKELADAAKQITETISKDALDADGNLAEAFHGTLLGKRYLDLKTKIGGGHGREAFEAGIFNHLYSFFSRYYQDGDFISKRRYSKRQKYAIPYNGEEVYLHWANRDQYYVKTAEHFRDYTFKDHYGTTVHFKLQEADVEQNNVKGETRFFIPRIKEIEWHEEASELLIPFEFRPLTDHESVTYSTKNQQDKIIADIVDTIPKSLEKIEKALLAVTAERRKTSDGQTVTFLEHHLRQYTRRNTSDFFIHKDLKGFLSGELDFYLKNEVLNLDEMETAGEDCSEGWFQVLRVLKAVGSRIIDFLEQIESFQKMLWEKRKFITETQYCITVSTIDESFYPEIAACDAQWAEWKELFHINEEQSDLFTNGKNRKDRRIAFLNAQPTLVLDTKHFPQPFTDRMLGSFEALDAVLDGLLIRSENFQALTMLLDSLRGKVECIYIDPPYNTGDSEILYKNEYLRSSWLSLMENRLAVAMRLLTDDPVLFIAIDDFEMADLSELVDKHFPLLRREMIIVNHHPQGGKAKVLANTHEYMLACVHRDSDRTLSGRMSKNGVELRPFKRSGTAESNFRHGRPNSFYAVLIDPDTKEVVGIEPPPDRHQDYPTGKTKDGFIRIYPLSGQPNDPPDRRERVWRRSYESCQALIEKKQLQSSDNLTIYQLIEAQDRTAALFSNWVNPRYNAGTFGANLVGDIIGEHNPFSYPKSVHTVGDAIFAAGVEDDAYCVDFFGGSGTTGHAVINLNREDGGNRKFVMVEMGQYFDTVLLPRIKKVTFAPEWKDGKPKRMATTEEAERSPRIVKYMRLESYEDSLNNIAFDEASGQGALKFDDYLLKYMLKWETRRSDTLLNVEKLAKPFNYKLVLSRGAESVEKMVDIPETFNYLLGLHVTTRRVFDDDGRRYLVYRGRIDHRQVVVIWRDTDGWQKKEFEQDKKFVTDQKLTEGADEVFVNGDSFIPNAKALEPVFKARMFSTVEA